In the Acomys russatus chromosome 11, mAcoRus1.1, whole genome shotgun sequence genome, one interval contains:
- the Mucl3 gene encoding mucin-like protein 3, whose translation MAQLTSGLCSTFGFLCCLLFLPASWEAGANTFQELQKTGKTSIFDHLLPLTPGFTPRAPSDHADRNSGQRPPAAAPNSMATQEPKKQCNTVRLAKPTHKPVATDSQNTTVHREIPPAVEKSTSRQRQDPMIRNGRSADGPKSTNTEKGSERKHSTSAPRRTCQSTTSKTRVTRSSGTPVSPVETSTKVRTTSQKAITAPHDSVLTRRSTSSSVKPTEAPRPSYRTLSTPGKAGAEDHRTLSPDNAVQMTTEHSERESLPTRGKTTTAQAMPTEHSRETTSANESTTGATVMSIERHTVANGNTTHVSAKSTDNSEEAASTTRKSTEVPTPTTRKSTEVPIPTTRKPTEVPTPTTRKPTEVPTSATRRPTEVPAPTTRKSTEVSESSTVFWRKTTPATKTIKATGNPEKTATVSVTPLPPVRSMEHKATTPSLHLHKTETTRQGLVGSSTSGMVLRPSTSEANYPQENTHSSPGGLLDAGARGERNPFPAWAIVVVILMAVIILLILLGLIFLVSCASRARHVLTQDAEDTDPEDKVGRNSYPVYLMEQQNLKPNQIPSPS comes from the exons ATGGCTCAGCTGACCAGTGGCCTCTGCTCCACTTTCGGcttcctctgctgcctcctcttccttccagctTCTTGGGAGGCAG GTGCTAATACATTTCAGGAACTTCAGAAGACTGGCAAGACTTCAATATTTGATCATTTACTCCCCCTTACTCCCGGCTTTACTCCCAGAGCTCCCTCTGACCACGCAGATCGGAACTCAGGACAACGGCCTCCAGCTGCTGCCCCCAACTCTATGGCAACCCAGGAGCCCAAGAAACAGTGCAACACCGTACGTCTCGCCAAACCAACCCACAAACCTGTAGCCACAGACTCCCAAAACACCACTGTTCATCGTGAAATACCTCCCGCTGTGGAAAAGAGCACCAGCCGCCAAAGACAAGACCCGATGATCCGCAACGGACGCTCCGCTGATGGCCCCAAATCcactaacacagagaaagggtCTGAGAGAAAACATTCAACCTCAGCACCAAGGAGAACTTGTCAGTCCACAACAAGCAAAACCAGAGTGACGAGGAGTTCGGGTACCCCAGTGAGTCCTGTGGAGACCAGCACCAAGGTAAGGACCACCTCACAGAAGGCCATCACTGCCCCCCATGACTCGGTGCTCACTAGGAGAAGCACTTCTTCCTCAGTAAAACCCACAGAAGCTCCAAGGCCCTCATACAGGACTCTAAGCACCCCAGGAAAAGCAGGAGCTGAAGACCACAGGACTCTGTCCCCAGACAACGCTGTACAAATGACTACGGagcacagtgagagagagagtctacCAACCAGGGGGAAAACCACAACAGCCCAAGCAATGCCCACAGAGCACAGCAGAGAAACCACATCAGCTAACGAGAGTACCACGGGAGCCACAGTGATGTCCATAGAACGCCACACAGTGGCCAATGGAAATACAACCCACGTCTCAGCAAAGTCTACAGACAACTCAGAAGAGGCCGCATCAACCACCAGGAAATCCACAGAAGTTCCCACACCAACCACCAGGAAATCCACGGAAGTCCCCATACCAACCACCAGGAAACCCACGGAAGTACCCACACCAACCACCAGGAAACCCACAGAAGTCCCCACATCAGCCACTAGGAGACCCACGGAAGTCCCCGCACCAACCACCAGGAAATCCACGGAAGTCTCTGAAAGCTCCACAGTATTCTGGAGGAAAACCACACCAGCCACCAAGACCATAAAGGCCACAGGAAACCCAGAGAAAACAGCAACGGTCTCAGTGACCCCACTACCTCCGGTCAGGTCCATGGAGCACAAGGCTACGACTCCTTCCCTTCATCTCCACAAAACTGAGACCACGCGCCAGGGACTCGTCGGCTCTTCGACATCTGGAATGGTCCTGAgacccagcacttcagaggctaaCTACCCCCAGGAGAACACCCACAGCTCGCCTGGaggcctcctggatgctggggcGAGGGGGGAGAGAAATCCGTTCCCTGCATGGGCCATCGTTGTCGTGATCCTCATGGCTGTCATCATCCTCCTGATTTTACTTGGCCTGATCTTTTTG GTCTCCTGTGCATCACGTGCCCGCCACGTTCTGACCCAGGATGCAGAGGACACGGACCCTGAGGACAAAGTGGGCCGCAATTCCTACCCGGTCTACCTGATGGAGCAGCAGAATTTGAAACCAAACCAGATCCCCTCCCCTTCGTGA
- the Sfta2 gene encoding surfactant-associated protein 2 produces MESSMHLCLLLALLSISHAIGPKVTLQVKLTEAFQAQDSVFKMNMLEKICVALHLPPGTDVTLHHTGPPYHLTCRV; encoded by the exons ATGGAGTCTTCGAtgcacctctgcctcctcctggccCTCCTCAGCATCTCACATGCAATAG gaCCAAAGGTGACTTTGCAAGTAAAGCTGACTGAGGCTTTCCAGGCCCAGGACTCTGTGTTCAAGATGAACATGCTGGAAAAG ATCTGTGTCGCCCTCCACCTCCCACCAGGGACCGACGTCACTCTCCATCACACAGGGCCGCCATACCACCTTACCTGCAGGGTCTGA